A stretch of the Panicum virgatum strain AP13 chromosome 9N, P.virgatum_v5, whole genome shotgun sequence genome encodes the following:
- the LOC120687298 gene encoding universal stress protein A-like protein isoform X2 encodes MGGEAAAEQGRRILVAVDEGDESVQALRWCLGTFAAAARGDTVILLYVRPAPPTYSVLDASGYLFSEEVTAAIDRYSREVADSVVEKAQKLCTLYAKEKGEGDHEMKVEVKVAVGDARTVICQMADKLGADLLVMGSHGYGFFKRALLGSVSDYCLRNASCPVLIVKS; translated from the exons atgggcggcgaggcggcggcggagcaggggcggcgcatCCTGGTGGCGGTGGACGAGGGCGACGAGAGCGTGCAGGCGCTGCGCTGGTGCCTCGGCAccttcgccgcggcggcgcgcggggacaCCGTCATCCTGCTCTACGTccgcccggcgccgcccacCTACTCCGTGCTCGACGCCTCCG GCTACCTGTTCTCGGAGGAGGTGACCGCCGCCATCGACAGGTACAGCCGGGAGGTGGCGGACTCCGTGGTGGAGAAGGCGCAGAAGCTCTGCACGCTCTACGCCAAG GAGAAGGGTGAGGGTGACCACGAGATGAAGGTCGAGGTGAAGGTGGCCGTCGGGGACGCCAGGACCGTCATCTGCCAGATGGCGGACAAGCTCGGGGCCGACCTCCTCGTCATGGGGAGCCATGGCTACGGCTTCTTCAAGAG GGCTCTGCTCGGAAGTGTAAGTGATTACTGCCTCAGGAACGCGAGCTGTCCCGTCCTCATCGTCAAGTCTTAA
- the LOC120687298 gene encoding universal stress protein PHOS34-like isoform X1, with the protein MGGEAAAEQGRRILVAVDEGDESVQALRWCLGTFAAAARGDTVILLYVRPAPPTYSVLDASAAVGYLFSEEVTAAIDRYSREVADSVVEKAQKLCTLYAKEKGEGDHEMKVEVKVAVGDARTVICQMADKLGADLLVMGSHGYGFFKRALLGSVSDYCLRNASCPVLIVKS; encoded by the exons atgggcggcgaggcggcggcggagcaggggcggcgcatCCTGGTGGCGGTGGACGAGGGCGACGAGAGCGTGCAGGCGCTGCGCTGGTGCCTCGGCAccttcgccgcggcggcgcgcggggacaCCGTCATCCTGCTCTACGTccgcccggcgccgcccacCTACTCCGTGCTCGACGCCTCCG CCGCGGTAGGCTACCTGTTCTCGGAGGAGGTGACCGCCGCCATCGACAGGTACAGCCGGGAGGTGGCGGACTCCGTGGTGGAGAAGGCGCAGAAGCTCTGCACGCTCTACGCCAAG GAGAAGGGTGAGGGTGACCACGAGATGAAGGTCGAGGTGAAGGTGGCCGTCGGGGACGCCAGGACCGTCATCTGCCAGATGGCGGACAAGCTCGGGGCCGACCTCCTCGTCATGGGGAGCCATGGCTACGGCTTCTTCAAGAG GGCTCTGCTCGGAAGTGTAAGTGATTACTGCCTCAGGAACGCGAGCTGTCCCGTCCTCATCGTCAAGTCTTAA